One genomic region from Pseudanabaena sp. FACHB-2040 encodes:
- a CDS encoding family 10 glycosylhydrolase: MGIGKNWLSRLRAKKLRGLLLGISMLSLISAGIQPTAAQAQQLNVYCQVSQAEAVRKEELRKAAFEGNDSARQEYSTLVQQHADRLRNCRTQNWPSNQAVWVRLYPCDLQPGILEAVLDRMVNLGYNQVYVEAFYGGQVLLPQADNPTVWPSVVQSPGYERRDLLAESIEKGRQRGMQVYAWMFTLNFGYSYAQRPDRQQVLARNGRGMDTLTFARSGGTSNSDEIFIDPYNPQAQQDYQRMLQSVLRRRPDGVLFDYIRYPRGNGAGSVAARVDDLWIYGDASRNVLFQRALNQQGLELIQRYISRGHLVDSDLDQVGQLYPAEPEPLWQSKTPSAVNPLPPASVRRPALQSELWRFSVAHAVQGVIDFLNQVAQPVQQQGIPAGAVFFPNGNQTVGTGGFDSRLQYWDRFSPSLEWHPMAYGVCGNTGCILDEIRRVLDAAGSGGHQFVKPAIAGTWGRPTNNRPALETQMEAIRRVAPQIKTVSHFAYSWQDAEFDRVRKFCQLR; encoded by the coding sequence ATGGGTATTGGCAAAAATTGGCTCAGCCGTCTGCGAGCAAAAAAGCTGCGAGGTCTGTTGCTGGGAATCAGTATGCTGAGTCTAATCAGCGCTGGCATTCAGCCAACGGCGGCTCAGGCGCAGCAGCTCAATGTTTACTGCCAAGTGTCACAGGCTGAGGCAGTCCGCAAAGAAGAGCTAAGAAAAGCAGCCTTTGAAGGCAATGACAGTGCTCGCCAGGAATACAGCACTCTGGTGCAGCAGCACGCTGATCGGTTAAGAAACTGCCGCACCCAAAACTGGCCTAGCAACCAGGCGGTCTGGGTACGGCTCTACCCTTGTGATTTGCAGCCCGGCATCTTAGAAGCCGTGCTCGATCGAATGGTTAACCTGGGCTACAACCAGGTCTACGTCGAAGCTTTTTATGGCGGCCAGGTGTTGCTGCCCCAGGCCGACAATCCAACGGTCTGGCCTTCGGTGGTGCAGTCACCCGGCTATGAGCGGCGCGATCTGCTGGCAGAGTCGATTGAAAAAGGGCGGCAGCGGGGCATGCAGGTCTATGCCTGGATGTTTACTCTCAACTTTGGCTATTCCTATGCCCAGCGCCCCGACCGACAGCAAGTGCTGGCCCGCAATGGCCGAGGCATGGATACCCTGACCTTTGCCCGCAGTGGAGGCACCAGCAACTCCGACGAAATCTTTATCGACCCCTACAACCCCCAGGCTCAGCAAGACTACCAGCGCATGCTGCAGTCAGTACTGCGCCGCCGTCCGGATGGGGTGCTGTTTGACTATATCCGCTACCCACGCGGCAATGGGGCTGGCTCTGTCGCCGCTAGAGTCGATGATCTCTGGATCTACGGCGATGCCTCGCGCAACGTGCTGTTTCAGCGGGCCCTAAATCAACAAGGGCTAGAGCTAATTCAGCGCTACATCAGCCGGGGTCACCTAGTCGATTCAGACCTCGACCAGGTGGGGCAGCTCTATCCAGCAGAGCCAGAACCCCTCTGGCAAAGCAAAACGCCCTCTGCCGTCAACCCCCTGCCCCCGGCTTCGGTGCGCCGACCAGCACTGCAAAGCGAACTGTGGCGCTTCAGCGTGGCCCATGCCGTTCAGGGCGTGATCGATTTTCTCAATCAGGTGGCTCAGCCCGTTCAGCAGCAGGGCATTCCGGCAGGGGCCGTATTTTTCCCTAACGGCAATCAGACCGTGGGCACCGGCGGGTTTGACTCACGCCTGCAGTACTGGGATCGCTTCTCGCCCTCTTTGGAATGGCACCCGATGGCCTATGGCGTCTGTGGCAACACGGGCTGCATTCTAGATGAGATTCGACGCGTGCTGGACGCGGCAGGTTCAGGCGGACATCAGTTTGTCAAACCCGCTATTGCTGGAACCTGGGGCCGCCCGACCAACAACCGCCCGGCTCTAGAGACGCAGATGGAGGCCATTCGCCGAGTGGCACCCCAGATTAAAACGGTTAGCCACTTCGCCTATTCTTGGCAAGATGCAGAGTTTGATCGGGTGCGGAAGTTTTGTCAGTTGAGGTAA
- a CDS encoding M23 family metallopeptidase: MVVRSFRWRHGNPWRWVWIALLLALVLVSLTAVPVGARLDSPGLEVAQSVQQLQQQQQEINKKRAELENEQNRLQTEQATSENRLQGLQQNITATANQITETEYRLSQAEKQLKDLQAKLEQALAQFRSMQQATVARLQFLQRQQGSEGWAVLLQSNDFNEFLDRRYQLKRVYQADQNVLDELKRRTDDINQQKAGVEAQKNQVALLRQQQLAQKQQYEQEAASEQSMIARLKNERGALEAAEAQLARESEQLANLIREKVAAQTGIIRGTGRFIYPAGARLTSGFGTRVHPILGSRRFHSGVDFGASHGTTIRAADSGRVIFSGWYGGYGQAVVIDHGDGLSTLYAHASRLFVQEGQAVQQGQPIAAVGSTGLSTGPHLHFEVRRNGSPIDPMGFL; encoded by the coding sequence ATGGTAGTAAGAAGCTTCCGGTGGCGGCATGGAAATCCTTGGCGATGGGTCTGGATTGCCCTGCTGCTGGCTCTTGTGCTAGTGAGCCTGACGGCTGTTCCGGTGGGCGCGCGTTTAGACTCGCCAGGCCTGGAGGTGGCTCAATCCGTTCAGCAACTTCAGCAGCAGCAGCAGGAAATCAACAAAAAGCGTGCTGAGCTAGAAAACGAACAAAATCGCCTGCAGACTGAACAGGCCACCTCCGAGAACCGCCTGCAGGGTCTTCAGCAAAACATTACTGCTACGGCTAACCAGATTACGGAAACAGAATATCGGCTTAGCCAGGCTGAGAAACAGCTCAAAGACCTCCAGGCCAAGCTTGAACAGGCGCTAGCTCAGTTCCGGTCCATGCAACAGGCAACGGTTGCCCGGCTGCAGTTTCTACAGCGGCAGCAGGGCAGCGAGGGTTGGGCTGTGTTGCTGCAGAGCAATGACTTTAATGAGTTTCTAGATCGCCGCTACCAGCTCAAGCGGGTGTATCAGGCCGACCAGAACGTCTTGGACGAGCTTAAGCGCCGCACCGACGACATCAACCAGCAAAAGGCGGGGGTAGAAGCGCAAAAGAATCAGGTGGCTTTGCTGCGGCAGCAGCAGCTGGCCCAAAAGCAGCAGTATGAGCAGGAAGCAGCCTCAGAACAAAGCATGATTGCCCGCTTGAAAAACGAGCGAGGTGCGCTAGAAGCGGCAGAGGCCCAATTAGCTCGTGAATCGGAGCAGCTAGCCAATCTAATTCGGGAAAAGGTAGCGGCCCAGACCGGCATTATTCGAGGGACAGGGCGCTTTATTTATCCGGCAGGTGCTCGCCTCACTAGCGGTTTTGGCACTCGGGTTCACCCGATTTTAGGCTCCCGTCGGTTCCATTCGGGGGTTGACTTTGGCGCAAGCCACGGGACAACGATTCGAGCGGCAGATTCTGGGCGAGTGATTTTCTCGGGCTGGTATGGCGGCTATGGTCAGGCGGTAGTGATTGACCATGGCGATGGGCTGTCTACGCTCTATGCCCACGCCAGTCGCCTGTTTGTGCAAGAGGGGCAGGCGGTTCAGCAGGGACAGCCGATTGCAGCAGTGGGTTCTACCGGCCTCTCCACTGGGCCTCACCTACACTTTGAGGTGCGCCGCAACGGTAGCCCTATTGACCCGATGGGTTTTCTCTAG
- a CDS encoding LysE family transporter, with product MEPLPFLTKGILLGLSIAIPVGPIGLLCIRRTLAQGQLMGLASGLGAATADGLYGLVGAFGLTLVADLLVDQTGWLRLIGGLFLCYLGITTFLAKPAEAAANVTSRGLFGAYASTFALTLTNPATILSFIAIFAGLGIAESGSGRFGASLTVIGVFLGSALWWVLLSWGVNLFRTSFSPKRLRWLNRLAGVAIFAFGIVALTVR from the coding sequence ATGGAACCCCTCCCCTTCCTCACCAAAGGCATACTCCTCGGCTTGTCTATAGCCATCCCCGTTGGCCCCATTGGGCTACTGTGCATCCGCCGAACGTTGGCTCAGGGGCAGCTTATGGGGCTGGCTTCTGGCCTAGGGGCAGCGACTGCTGACGGCCTCTACGGCTTGGTTGGGGCTTTTGGATTAACGCTTGTCGCTGACTTGCTGGTGGACCAGACAGGTTGGCTGCGCCTGATCGGTGGACTGTTTCTGTGCTATCTGGGGATCACTACCTTTTTGGCTAAGCCAGCAGAAGCGGCGGCTAATGTTACCAGCCGGGGCCTATTTGGGGCCTATGCTTCAACCTTTGCCTTGACGCTGACCAATCCCGCGACTATTCTTTCGTTCATTGCTATTTTTGCTGGGCTGGGCATTGCCGAGTCGGGGTCGGGCCGCTTTGGTGCCAGCCTGACTGTGATTGGCGTTTTTTTGGGCTCTGCCCTGTGGTGGGTGCTGCTGAGTTGGGGTGTGAATCTTTTTCGGACTTCGTTCAGTCCTAAGCGGCTGAGGTGGTTAAATAGGCTGGCTGGCGTGGCAATTTTTGCCTTCGGCATCGTGGCCCTGACAGTGAGGTGA
- a CDS encoding metallopeptidase TldD-related protein, whose protein sequence is MSRSVGWESTFNQIAEVLNQYVERGEQVLLHLVAEESQFTRFNRGRVRQTGQVSDGQLELTLIGSGRVCDRILPFTGDKETDWPLIAAALVEARQELPQLPEDPFLVTPRGAATSREEYPGQILEAAAVPEAILAPLTGTDSAGLYAGGRCIRGYADSLGQLHWFETETFTLDYSLFTADGQAVKEVLAGNYWDAAQYERQIETCRQFLGLMGRSPKAVPRGQYRTYLAPAAVADLLSMFSWGGISEAALRRSGGALRALQQNERQLSPKFHLRENFGRGLVPRFNQWGEVAPTELPLIASGELVNTLISSRTAQEYGLVSNYAVTAEHLRAPEVSPGTLNEADILKQLDTGLYVSNLHYLNWSDQPKGRVTGMTRYACFWVEQGEIVAPIQNLRFDESLYRCFGDCLVDLTQSVVCVPEVGSYEHRALGGAWVPGVLVDEFTYTL, encoded by the coding sequence ATGAGTCGTTCTGTGGGCTGGGAAAGCACATTTAATCAGATTGCCGAAGTTCTTAATCAGTATGTTGAGCGGGGGGAGCAGGTGCTGCTGCACCTGGTGGCTGAAGAGAGCCAATTTACCCGCTTCAACCGGGGCCGTGTGCGGCAAACAGGGCAAGTCAGTGATGGTCAGCTGGAGCTAACGCTGATCGGCTCGGGGCGAGTGTGCGATCGCATCTTGCCCTTCACCGGCGACAAGGAAACTGACTGGCCCCTGATTGCTGCTGCCCTAGTCGAAGCCCGCCAAGAACTGCCCCAGCTGCCAGAAGACCCGTTTCTGGTTACGCCCCGAGGAGCCGCCACCAGCCGGGAGGAATACCCCGGCCAGATTTTAGAGGCAGCAGCAGTGCCCGAGGCCATTCTCGCGCCCCTAACAGGCACCGACAGCGCTGGGCTCTATGCTGGGGGCCGCTGTATACGAGGGTACGCCGACTCTCTTGGCCAGCTGCACTGGTTTGAGACCGAGACTTTTACGCTAGACTACTCCCTCTTTACAGCAGATGGTCAGGCCGTCAAAGAAGTCCTGGCCGGAAACTATTGGGATGCTGCCCAGTACGAGCGCCAAATCGAAACCTGCCGCCAGTTTCTGGGGCTGATGGGGCGTTCGCCCAAAGCAGTGCCCCGAGGGCAGTACCGCACCTATCTAGCCCCGGCAGCCGTAGCCGATCTGCTCAGTATGTTTTCCTGGGGTGGCATCAGTGAAGCCGCCCTGCGGCGTTCGGGCGGCGCTTTAAGAGCACTACAGCAGAACGAGCGGCAGCTCTCACCAAAGTTTCACCTGCGAGAAAACTTTGGCCGGGGTCTGGTGCCTCGGTTTAACCAGTGGGGAGAAGTGGCCCCTACTGAACTGCCCCTAATTGCCTCTGGAGAATTGGTCAACACCCTAATTAGCTCCCGCACCGCCCAGGAGTACGGGCTGGTCTCCAACTACGCAGTAACGGCAGAGCACTTAAGGGCTCCAGAAGTAAGTCCCGGCACGCTCAACGAAGCCGACATCTTAAAGCAGCTTGACACCGGGCTATATGTCTCCAACCTGCACTACCTCAACTGGAGCGATCAGCCCAAGGGCCGCGTTACCGGCATGACCCGCTACGCCTGCTTCTGGGTAGAGCAGGGCGAGATCGTCGCGCCAATTCAAAACTTGCGTTTTGACGAAAGCCTCTACCGCTGCTTCGGCGACTGTCTAGTGGATCTAACCCAATCCGTAGTCTGCGTGCCCGAAGTCGGCTCCTATGAGCACCGGGCGCTAGGCGGAGCCTGGGTGCCGGGAGTATTGGTGGATGAGTTTACCTATACGTTGTAG
- a CDS encoding photosystem II manganese-stabilizing polypeptide, with translation MRYRALIVAFLAICLSVLTACSEAPSATSDVALTYDQIRNTGLANKCPQLGETRRGSIEVEPGKSYQIVDMCLEPTAYFVKEEMVSKRQQATFVPGKVVTRKTSSLDQVRGDLIPEADGSFTFLEKDGIDFQAITVQLPGGQQEPFLFTVKGLVAHSQSGLNAVTTSTDFEGDYRVPSYRTSNFLDPKGRGLATGYDTAVALPGRGDDELERENVKAFDVGDGHISLQISKIDTYSGEIGGTFEAVQPSDTDMGTAQPVEIKLRGVFYGRIEEAA, from the coding sequence ATGAGGTATCGCGCCCTAATCGTTGCGTTCCTGGCAATCTGCCTGAGTGTATTAACTGCCTGTAGCGAAGCTCCTTCCGCCACCAGCGATGTGGCTCTGACCTATGACCAGATCCGCAACACGGGTTTGGCCAACAAGTGCCCCCAACTAGGGGAAACTCGGCGGGGCAGCATTGAGGTTGAGCCAGGCAAGTCTTACCAGATTGTAGATATGTGTCTGGAACCCACGGCTTATTTTGTCAAAGAGGAGATGGTCTCTAAGCGACAACAAGCCACCTTCGTTCCTGGTAAAGTCGTAACCCGCAAAACTTCCAGCCTAGATCAGGTGCGCGGTGACCTGATTCCCGAAGCTGATGGCAGCTTCACATTTCTGGAAAAAGACGGCATTGACTTCCAGGCCATTACCGTTCAGCTGCCTGGGGGGCAGCAAGAGCCTTTCCTGTTCACTGTCAAAGGACTGGTGGCCCACTCTCAATCCGGCTTGAATGCCGTCACCACTTCGACCGACTTTGAGGGCGACTACCGCGTTCCCTCCTACCGGACTTCTAACTTCCTTGACCCCAAAGGTCGTGGTCTAGCAACCGGATACGACACCGCTGTTGCTCTCCCCGGACGGGGTGATGACGAACTGGAGCGGGAAAACGTCAAAGCCTTTGACGTTGGCGACGGCCACATTTCCCTGCAAATTTCCAAGATCGACACCTACAGTGGCGAGATTGGCGGCACCTTTGAAGCAGTTCAGCCCTCTGACACTGACATGGGTACCGCTCAGCCTGTAGAGATTAAGCTTCGGGGCGTTTTCTATGGCCGCATTGAAGAGGCTGCCTAG
- a CDS encoding Lrp/AsnC family transcriptional regulator — protein MELDKIDLTILSCLTASGRMTWAELANQLGISSPAAADRVRKLEDAGVIEGYTALLNAASLGYDLTAFIAVTLERPGQRSTFLEHIDQLTVVQECHHMAGEDDYLLKVRCRHTRDLEHLISDVIKEIPGVVKTRTSIVLSTLKETPVLPMGETLGRDR, from the coding sequence ATGGAGCTGGACAAAATCGATCTCACAATACTGTCCTGCTTAACCGCCTCTGGGCGAATGACCTGGGCAGAACTGGCAAATCAACTGGGTATTTCTTCTCCCGCTGCCGCCGACCGAGTCCGGAAACTCGAAGATGCAGGCGTCATTGAGGGATACACCGCCCTTCTCAACGCTGCCAGCCTGGGATATGACCTGACAGCCTTCATCGCAGTCACGCTAGAGCGCCCGGGCCAACGATCCACCTTCCTAGAGCACATCGATCAGCTAACCGTGGTGCAGGAATGCCACCACATGGCAGGCGAAGACGACTACCTGCTAAAGGTGCGCTGCCGCCACACGCGCGATCTAGAGCACCTAATCAGCGATGTGATCAAGGAGATCCCTGGCGTCGTCAAAACCCGCACCTCGATAGTCCTCTCCACTCTGAAGGAGACTCCGGTGTTGCCTATGGGGGAGACGTTGGGGAGGGATAGGTGA
- a CDS encoding AI-2E family transporter has product MPGISTNPGTPNRPLEQRLTIPLGTVLGLVLSVPLLILLWQLRSLIFLVMISVVMASSIAPVVDRAERYRVPRWLAVVLIYLSIIASIVGAGVLVGPTVFEQIQRLIGLIPVSIKNVYDVISAWALNLNNTRPELANELVNRVLDVQGLTSWAIRSSQQLLIRSYGLTTGILGGVFSLILSLFLSGYMLADSRTLINNLVRLLPRPWDERLAAQVGPVSNRIGSYIRGRFLVSLTLAVVTTIGLTFLGLSDFALGLGAIAGVTNLIPFLGPILGAIPALVVAVPQGGWVFLWVLLFYIIIQNLETYILDPLLVASSVGVHPLYQLLAVLGGTQVLGLIGALIVPPWVAGGAVLLENLYLRPKLIRERRRYMVSTGPNSPESAADAANESIITSPY; this is encoded by the coding sequence ATGCCAGGAATTTCTACTAATCCGGGAACGCCTAACCGACCGCTAGAACAACGTCTGACGATTCCCCTGGGCACAGTGCTGGGGCTGGTGCTGTCGGTGCCGCTGCTGATCTTACTGTGGCAGCTCCGTAGCCTGATTTTTCTGGTGATGATTTCAGTGGTGATGGCCTCGTCTATTGCGCCGGTGGTAGACAGGGCAGAACGCTATCGAGTACCGCGCTGGCTAGCAGTCGTGCTGATTTACCTGTCGATTATTGCCAGCATAGTTGGGGCCGGAGTGCTGGTAGGGCCGACTGTGTTTGAGCAAATCCAGCGGCTGATTGGACTGATTCCGGTGTCGATCAAAAACGTCTATGACGTGATCTCGGCCTGGGCTTTGAATCTCAACAATACGCGCCCGGAGCTGGCCAATGAATTGGTCAACCGGGTGCTCGATGTGCAGGGGCTGACTAGCTGGGCCATTCGCTCTAGCCAGCAGCTGCTGATTCGCTCCTACGGGCTGACGACAGGCATTTTAGGCGGGGTGTTTAGCCTGATTTTGTCTCTGTTTCTGTCGGGCTATATGCTGGCCGACAGCCGCACGCTAATCAACAATCTGGTGCGCCTGCTGCCCCGGCCCTGGGATGAAAGGCTGGCAGCCCAGGTCGGCCCGGTCAGCAACCGGATTGGCAGCTACATTCGAGGGCGGTTTTTGGTGTCGCTGACACTGGCAGTTGTAACGACGATCGGCCTCACCTTTTTGGGCCTGTCTGACTTTGCTCTGGGTCTAGGTGCGATCGCAGGGGTGACTAACCTGATTCCCTTTTTGGGGCCAATTTTGGGAGCCATTCCGGCGCTGGTGGTGGCTGTGCCCCAAGGCGGCTGGGTGTTTCTTTGGGTGCTGCTGTTTTACATCATCATTCAGAACCTCGAGACTTACATCCTCGATCCGCTGCTGGTAGCCTCCTCAGTGGGGGTGCATCCGCTGTATCAGCTGCTGGCAGTGCTGGGCGGAACCCAGGTACTAGGGCTAATTGGGGCGCTGATTGTGCCGCCCTGGGTAGCAGGCGGAGCCGTGCTGTTAGAAAACCTTTACCTCAGGCCCAAGCTCATTCGTGAGCGTCGCCGCTATATGGTCAGTACCGGCCCTAATTCACCGGAATCTGCTGCCGACGCTGCCAATGAATCGATCATTACCAGTCCGTATTAA
- a CDS encoding NAD(P)/FAD-dependent oxidoreductase: MVGSSRRVVVIGGGAAGFFGAIVCAETHPRAQVELLEAGRSPLTKVSISGGGRCNVTHHCFEPAALAQHYPRGSKALRGAFSRFQAKDTVDWFSRRGVALKTEADGRMFPTTDDSGTIIDCLMDRAGRAGVRLRTGAAVRSLQRVNEGFELVLRSQEILNCDRILLATGSHPTGYALAQSLGHTVISPVPSLFTFNVKDKALQALAGVAVDPVVLTLKLPGQKPLTQTGPLLVTHWGLSGPAVLKLSAWGARPLHESRYLGTLAVNWLPNQSPDNLRQALLTTKTEQAKKLVLNYCPFDLPRRLWQYLVLERANLAETLTWANLPKAGLQALIQELEQGAFAIAGKGVFKDEFVTCGGISLKEIDFKTMESRLCPGLYFAGEILDIDGITGGFNFQNAWTTGWLAGQAMG; encoded by the coding sequence ATGGTGGGAAGTTCTCGGCGGGTTGTGGTGATTGGTGGGGGTGCTGCTGGGTTCTTTGGCGCAATTGTCTGTGCTGAGACGCACCCTCGGGCTCAGGTTGAGCTATTAGAAGCGGGTCGCAGCCCGCTGACTAAGGTGAGCATTTCTGGTGGGGGGCGCTGCAATGTCACGCATCACTGCTTTGAACCGGCTGCGCTGGCGCAGCACTACCCACGAGGCAGCAAGGCGCTGCGGGGTGCCTTTAGCCGGTTTCAGGCTAAGGACACGGTGGACTGGTTTAGTCGCCGGGGGGTAGCTTTGAAAACCGAGGCCGATGGCCGCATGTTTCCCACCACAGATGATTCTGGCACCATCATTGATTGTCTGATGGATCGGGCAGGTCGAGCTGGAGTCAGGCTGAGGACGGGGGCTGCGGTGCGTTCTCTGCAGCGAGTGAACGAGGGCTTTGAACTGGTTTTGCGATCGCAAGAAATCCTAAACTGCGATCGCATTCTCCTAGCCACCGGCAGTCACCCCACTGGCTATGCCCTAGCCCAATCGCTGGGCCACACCGTCATTTCCCCAGTGCCTTCCCTGTTTACCTTCAACGTTAAAGACAAAGCTCTACAGGCGTTGGCCGGGGTGGCCGTCGATCCGGTCGTGCTCACCCTCAAGCTGCCGGGCCAAAAACCCTTGACCCAGACAGGGCCACTACTCGTTACCCATTGGGGTCTTAGCGGCCCTGCCGTGCTCAAACTTTCCGCCTGGGGAGCTCGCCCTCTCCACGAGAGTCGTTACCTGGGCACGCTGGCCGTGAACTGGCTACCGAACCAGTCGCCCGATAACCTGCGACAAGCGCTCCTTACTACCAAGACTGAGCAGGCCAAAAAACTCGTCCTTAACTACTGCCCCTTTGATCTGCCCCGTCGCCTCTGGCAGTACCTCGTGCTAGAGCGGGCCAACCTGGCAGAGACCCTAACCTGGGCCAACCTGCCCAAAGCTGGACTGCAGGCACTGATACAGGAATTGGAGCAGGGGGCGTTTGCGATCGCAGGCAAAGGCGTTTTCAAAGATGAATTTGTCACCTGCGGCGGCATCAGTCTCAAGGAAATTGACTTCAAAACAATGGAGAGCCGCCTCTGCCCCGGCCTCTACTTCGCTGGAGAAATCCTGGACATCGACGGCATTACCGGCGGCTTTAATTTTCAGAACGCTTGGACGACGGGATGGTTAGCGGGACAGGCGATGGGGTAG
- a CDS encoding TldD/PmbA family protein codes for MSIGFGSDKTLASLARVLEGIDLPADWIGIRGVRESITRRMMRDGHPEDNMRSLDQGAMVEVLAHGQFGYAATNRLTPEALRAAAVAAYQQAVAASALRLHSFSVEARPPVVGQYYSPQQQPLDGLSPAELCELLSKICRELKVSEQIMQTNATAIANQTESWFVSSNGSEVYQQLALLETHFSATAQSGSVVQTRTNNGYLAHSYQGGWELFPQAALWEQIDRVAHQALELLTAEECPTETSTLVLAPDQMMLQIHESVGHPLELDRILGDERNYAGGSFVKPTDFGQLAYGSPLMNITFDPTVAGEFASYAYDDTGAPATRQHLIRQGRLERGLGSLESQARLGVEGVACARASSWNRPAIDRMANINLEPGETSLADLIGSIERGVFMETNRSWSIDDQRYKFQFGCEYGHLIENGELTRPVRNPNYRATTPDFWHSLVQVGDRNTWEMYGTPYCGKGEPNQVIRVGHAAPVCAFENVEVFGGAQ; via the coding sequence ATGTCTATCGGGTTTGGATCGGATAAAACGTTGGCGTCTTTAGCCAGGGTGCTAGAAGGAATTGATTTACCCGCAGATTGGATTGGTATCCGAGGGGTCAGAGAGTCAATAACGCGGCGAATGATGCGGGACGGACACCCTGAGGACAATATGCGATCGCTCGACCAGGGAGCCATGGTCGAAGTGCTGGCCCACGGTCAGTTTGGCTATGCTGCTACCAACCGGCTGACGCCGGAGGCGCTGCGGGCAGCGGCAGTCGCGGCCTACCAGCAGGCAGTCGCGGCCAGTGCGCTGCGTCTCCATAGCTTTTCAGTAGAGGCTCGCCCCCCGGTGGTGGGGCAATACTATTCCCCTCAGCAGCAGCCTCTAGATGGATTGTCACCGGCCGAGCTTTGCGAGCTTTTGAGCAAGATCTGCCGGGAGCTTAAAGTGTCTGAGCAGATTATGCAAACCAACGCGACGGCGATCGCCAACCAGACTGAGTCGTGGTTTGTTAGCTCCAATGGGTCTGAGGTTTATCAGCAGTTGGCGCTGCTGGAGACACACTTTAGCGCCACTGCCCAATCTGGATCAGTGGTGCAGACTCGCACTAACAACGGCTATCTGGCCCATAGCTACCAGGGCGGCTGGGAGCTGTTTCCGCAGGCAGCGCTATGGGAGCAGATAGATCGAGTGGCCCATCAGGCGCTGGAGCTGCTGACAGCAGAGGAGTGCCCAACTGAGACATCGACCTTAGTGCTGGCCCCTGACCAGATGATGCTGCAAATTCACGAAAGCGTCGGCCATCCCCTAGAGCTAGATCGAATCTTGGGCGACGAGCGCAACTATGCTGGGGGCAGCTTTGTAAAGCCCACTGACTTTGGCCAGTTGGCCTACGGGTCGCCGCTAATGAACATTACCTTTGACCCGACTGTGGCCGGGGAGTTTGCCAGCTATGCCTATGACGATACGGGTGCTCCTGCAACTCGGCAGCATCTAATCCGGCAGGGTCGCCTTGAGCGAGGGCTGGGCAGCTTGGAGAGTCAGGCCCGTCTGGGGGTAGAGGGCGTAGCCTGTGCCCGAGCTTCTTCCTGGAATCGCCCAGCAATTGACCGCATGGCCAACATTAACCTAGAGCCAGGGGAAACGTCTTTAGCTGACCTGATTGGCTCGATCGAGCGAGGCGTGTTTATGGAGACCAATCGCTCTTGGTCAATCGATGATCAGCGCTATAAGTTTCAGTTTGGCTGTGAATATGGTCACCTGATCGAAAACGGTGAACTGACTCGGCCTGTGCGCAACCCCAACTACCGGGCCACCACTCCCGACTTCTGGCACAGCCTAGTGCAGGTAGGCGATCGCAACACCTGGGAAATGTACGGCACGCCCTACTGCGGTAAGGGAGAGCCTAACCAGGTCATTCGGGTGGGCCATGCTGCTCCAGTGTGCGCGTTTGAAAATGTAGAAGTATTCGGGGGTGCCCAATGA